The following proteins are co-located in the Paenibacillus sp. FSL H8-0079 genome:
- the trmL gene encoding tRNA (uridine(34)/cytosine(34)/5-carboxymethylaminomethyluridine(34)-2'-O)-methyltransferase TrmL — MALHIVLVEPEIPANTGNISRTCAATGTHLHLVRPLGFRTDDATLKRAGLDYWHAVHIEYHDSFEEVQEKYSEGRFFYATTKAKNRYSDFKFQDGDFLVFGKETKGLPPELIAANPDTCMKMPMTGDVRSLNLSNSAAIIVYEALRQLNFPGLEG, encoded by the coding sequence ATGGCTTTACACATCGTTCTGGTTGAACCAGAAATCCCGGCGAACACAGGGAATATTTCGCGTACTTGTGCGGCGACTGGTACCCATCTGCATCTCGTGCGTCCACTTGGATTTCGAACAGATGATGCTACATTGAAACGGGCAGGGCTGGACTACTGGCATGCCGTTCATATTGAATACCACGATTCATTCGAAGAGGTTCAGGAAAAGTATTCGGAAGGTCGTTTCTTCTACGCAACTACGAAGGCGAAGAACCGATACAGTGATTTTAAATTTCAAGATGGGGATTTCCTTGTCTTTGGTAAAGAGACTAAAGGCCTGCCACCTGAATTAATCGCTGCCAATCCCGACACATGTATGAAAATGCCAATGACTGGTGACGTTAGATCATTAAATCTGTCCAATTCGGCAGCAATCATTGTGTATGAAGCATTGCGTCAGCTTAATTTTCCGGGGTTAGAGGGTTAA
- the glnA gene encoding type I glutamate--ammonia ligase encodes MSVENVLKSIQENNIEWVDFRFVDLAGRAHHISLPASAVDADTFVNGVAFDGSSIQGFRGIEESDMVMMPDPEATYVDPFTAHPTLNVMCDIFTPDGERYERDPRSIAVKAEAYLQESGVGTAAFFAPESEFFIFDDVRYESGTNSSSYFVDSEEASWNTNRKEEGGNLGFKVRTKGGYVPVAPVDTQQDIRSEMCRLLEEAGLSIERHHHEVATAGQAEINFRFDTLKKTADNLLAYKYIVHNTARQYGKVATFMPKPLFGDNGSGMHVHQSIFDGDSPLFYDKTGYANLSEMALHYIGGILYHAPALIALTNPSTNSFKRLVPGYEAPVNLVYSKGNRSAAVRIPVAAVTPKGCRIEFRTPDSTANPYLAFSAMLMAGLDGIKRKINPTELGYGPLDKNIYDLSDADKENIRSVPASLEEALDALAADNEFLTEGGVFTKEFIENYINLKRDEAKAVAIRIHPHEYSLYFDC; translated from the coding sequence ATGTCGGTTGAAAACGTATTGAAATCAATTCAAGAGAACAACATCGAGTGGGTAGATTTTCGTTTTGTAGATTTAGCTGGTCGTGCACATCACATCTCGTTACCAGCTTCGGCTGTTGATGCAGACACGTTCGTAAATGGAGTAGCTTTTGACGGTTCTTCTATCCAAGGTTTCCGCGGAATTGAAGAGTCCGATATGGTTATGATGCCAGATCCTGAAGCGACTTATGTCGATCCGTTCACTGCACACCCTACATTGAATGTTATGTGTGATATCTTCACTCCGGATGGCGAGCGTTATGAGCGTGACCCACGTAGCATCGCTGTTAAAGCAGAAGCTTATTTGCAAGAGAGCGGTGTAGGTACAGCGGCATTCTTCGCACCTGAATCCGAGTTCTTCATCTTCGACGATGTACGTTATGAGAGCGGCACGAACAGCTCTTCCTACTTCGTAGATTCCGAAGAAGCTTCTTGGAACACGAACCGCAAAGAAGAAGGCGGAAACCTTGGCTTCAAAGTTCGCACTAAAGGCGGATATGTTCCAGTAGCGCCAGTGGATACACAACAAGACATTCGTAGCGAAATGTGTCGCCTTTTGGAAGAAGCAGGCCTGTCGATCGAGCGTCATCACCATGAAGTGGCGACAGCGGGTCAAGCCGAAATCAACTTCCGTTTTGATACACTGAAGAAAACAGCAGATAACCTGCTTGCATACAAATACATCGTGCACAACACTGCACGTCAATATGGTAAAGTAGCAACATTCATGCCAAAACCATTGTTCGGTGATAATGGTAGCGGAATGCACGTTCACCAATCCATCTTCGATGGCGATTCCCCATTGTTCTATGACAAAACGGGATATGCTAACCTGAGTGAAATGGCTTTGCACTACATCGGAGGTATCTTGTACCATGCTCCGGCACTGATCGCTTTGACTAACCCTAGTACGAACTCGTTCAAACGTCTCGTACCTGGTTACGAAGCACCAGTAAACTTGGTTTACTCCAAAGGTAACCGTTCTGCAGCAGTTCGTATTCCGGTTGCAGCTGTGACACCTAAAGGTTGTCGTATCGAGTTCCGTACACCTGACTCCACAGCTAACCCGTACTTGGCATTCTCCGCAATGCTGATGGCTGGTCTGGATGGAATCAAACGTAAAATCAACCCAACTGAGCTTGGATATGGTCCGCTCGACAAAAACATCTATGACCTGTCTGATGCGGATAAAGAAAACATCCGCAGTGTGCCAGCTTCCCTCGAAGAAGCACTGGATGCATTGGCAGCTGATAACGAGTTCTTGACTGAAGGCGGCGTATTCACGAAAGAATTCATTGAAAACTACATCAACCTCAAACGTGATGAAGCGAAAGCAGTAGCGATCCGCATTCATCCGCACGAGTACAGCCTCTACTTCGACTGCTAA
- the aroF gene encoding 3-deoxy-7-phosphoheptulonate synthase, translated as MIVIAGKATPEEQIQDIVAVIEKEGLQVHISRGEDRTIIGLIGKVEPKMQEHLRQMKGVENVVKISKSYKLASRDFHPEDTVISIKGVDIGGKELVVMGGPCAVESAAQIDEIAGLVKAAGGQVLRGGAFKPRTGPYSFQGTGVEGLIMMAEAGKKHDLLTITEVMTPEYVDICAEYADILQVGTRNMQNFDLLRKLGECGKPVLLKRGFSATYDELLNAAEYILAGGNPNVMLCERGIRTFESYTRNTLDLSAIPVLQSLSHLPVISDPSHGTGRRELVEPMTKASVAAGANGLIIEMHTDPDNSMTGDGVQSLFPDQFANLLQDLEKLAPIVGKSFSTAKQPAEFFPARVGV; from the coding sequence ATGATCGTTATTGCAGGCAAGGCTACTCCGGAGGAACAGATTCAGGATATCGTTGCAGTTATTGAAAAAGAAGGGCTTCAGGTGCACATCTCTCGCGGAGAGGATCGTACCATCATTGGTTTGATTGGCAAAGTTGAACCTAAAATGCAGGAGCATCTTCGCCAAATGAAAGGTGTCGAGAATGTCGTGAAAATCTCGAAGTCCTACAAATTGGCAAGCCGTGACTTCCATCCGGAAGATACGGTGATCTCCATCAAAGGTGTAGATATCGGCGGAAAAGAACTTGTTGTCATGGGCGGACCATGTGCGGTTGAATCCGCTGCGCAGATTGATGAGATTGCCGGGCTTGTGAAAGCTGCTGGTGGGCAAGTGTTGCGTGGGGGTGCATTTAAGCCACGTACAGGTCCTTACAGCTTCCAGGGAACGGGCGTAGAGGGATTAATCATGATGGCAGAAGCAGGCAAGAAACATGACCTGCTGACCATTACAGAAGTTATGACACCCGAGTATGTGGATATTTGTGCCGAGTACGCAGATATTCTGCAAGTAGGTACACGTAACATGCAGAACTTTGACCTGCTCCGCAAATTGGGCGAGTGTGGCAAACCAGTATTGTTGAAACGTGGCTTCAGTGCGACATACGATGAATTGTTGAATGCGGCTGAATACATTCTTGCGGGTGGTAACCCGAATGTCATGCTCTGTGAGCGTGGTATTCGTACGTTTGAATCCTACACACGGAATACGCTTGATCTGTCCGCAATTCCTGTTCTGCAGTCTCTGAGCCATTTGCCGGTTATTTCAGACCCGAGCCATGGTACTGGACGCCGTGAACTGGTGGAACCGATGACGAAAGCTTCCGTTGCTGCGGGTGCCAATGGCCTGATCATTGAAATGCATACCGATCCGGATAACTCCATGACAGGAGATGGTGTGCAGTCCTTGTTCCCTGACCAATTCGCCAACCTGTTGCAGGATCTGGAGAAACTGGCACCAATCGTGGGTAAATCATTCAGTACAGCCAAACAACCGGCAGAATTTTTCCCGGCACGTGTAGGGGTGTAA
- the serC gene encoding 3-phosphoserine/phosphohydroxythreonine transaminase encodes MTKRAYNFNAGPAALPLEVLERAQAEFVDFRNTGMSIMEMSHRGAVYESVHNEAQERLLSLLGNPKGYKVLFLQGGASTQFAMLPMNLLGAGQTASYVMTGSWAKKALSEAKLIGETHVAASSEAEKFMKLPDVSNLSLPERTAYVHLTSNETIEGTQFKSFPDTGSVPLIADMSSDIFCKPFDLNQFGMIYAGAQKNLGPSGITVVIAREELVSESPKTIPTMLRYSTHVDNNSLYNTPPSFSVYMVNEVLKWIEEQGGLAGIEQKNTKKAELLYNTIDSSGDFYRGCVETEDRSLMNVTFRLASEELEKKFIKASEEEGFVGLKGHRSVGGLRASIYNAAPYESVKALTDFMSHFQKTNG; translated from the coding sequence GTGACAAAAAGAGCGTATAACTTTAATGCAGGGCCTGCGGCGTTACCACTTGAGGTACTGGAGCGTGCACAGGCGGAATTTGTAGATTTTCGTAATACAGGCATGTCGATTATGGAGATGTCTCACCGTGGAGCGGTGTACGAGTCTGTACATAATGAAGCTCAGGAGCGCTTGTTGTCGCTTCTAGGCAATCCAAAAGGATACAAGGTTCTCTTTCTGCAGGGCGGTGCGAGCACTCAGTTCGCGATGCTGCCCATGAACCTGCTCGGAGCAGGACAGACAGCAAGTTACGTAATGACTGGCAGCTGGGCCAAGAAGGCTCTGTCTGAGGCGAAGCTGATCGGCGAGACACATGTTGCTGCATCTTCGGAAGCAGAGAAATTCATGAAATTGCCGGATGTTTCGAATCTGAGTTTGCCTGAACGTACGGCTTATGTGCATCTGACTTCCAACGAAACGATTGAAGGTACGCAATTCAAGTCATTCCCGGATACCGGTTCAGTACCTCTGATTGCGGACATGTCGAGTGATATTTTCTGTAAACCATTCGATCTCAATCAATTCGGCATGATCTACGCGGGCGCACAGAAGAACCTGGGTCCATCCGGAATTACGGTTGTGATTGCTCGTGAGGAATTGGTGAGCGAATCGCCTAAAACGATTCCAACCATGCTTCGTTACAGCACACATGTAGACAACAACTCCCTATACAATACGCCACCTTCCTTCTCGGTCTATATGGTGAATGAAGTATTGAAATGGATTGAAGAACAGGGCGGACTGGCTGGTATTGAGCAAAAAAATACGAAAAAAGCGGAATTGCTCTATAACACGATTGATTCCTCCGGTGATTTCTACCGTGGTTGTGTGGAAACAGAAGATCGTTCCCTCATGAATGTAACCTTCCGTCTTGCTTCGGAGGAACTGGAGAAAAAGTTCATTAAAGCATCCGAGGAAGAAGGATTCGTAGGTCTGAAAGGACATCGCAGTGTCGGTGGTCTCCGTGCCTCCATTTACAATGCAGCTCCTTATGAGAGTGTTAAGGCGCTGACAGACTTCATGAGCCACTTCCAGAAGACAAATGGATAA
- a CDS encoding 4-hydroxy-3-methylbut-2-enyl diphosphate reductase — protein sequence MEVLRISPRGYCYGVVDAMVLARQAARNLDLPRPIYILGMIVHNQHVTDSFEDEGIITLDGPNRMDILSQVESGTIIFTAHGVSPEVRKLARDKGLTTVDATCPDVTKTHDLIREKTAEGYQIIYIGKKNHPEPEGAVGVAPDLVHLIEKEEEIDELNVPPGKILITNQTTMSQWDIKHIMSRLLEKFPGAEIHNEICLATQVRQEAVAEQAGQSDLVIVVGDPRSNNSNRLAQVSEEIAGVTAYRVSDVSEIQQEWLKGVNKVAVTSGASTPTPITKEVILYLEQYEHDKPETWEIKRTVNMSKLLPPVREKTRTP from the coding sequence GTGGAAGTACTGCGAATTTCACCGCGGGGATATTGTTACGGCGTTGTGGATGCGATGGTGCTCGCGCGTCAAGCGGCACGCAATCTGGATTTACCACGACCTATTTATATATTGGGTATGATTGTGCATAACCAACATGTGACGGATTCCTTTGAAGATGAAGGTATTATTACATTGGATGGTCCGAACCGGATGGATATTTTGAGCCAAGTGGAGAGTGGCACGATTATTTTCACAGCTCACGGCGTTTCTCCAGAAGTGCGCAAGCTGGCACGGGACAAAGGGTTGACGACAGTGGATGCAACATGCCCTGATGTAACCAAAACCCATGATCTCATTCGGGAGAAGACTGCAGAAGGTTATCAGATCATCTATATCGGTAAAAAGAATCATCCTGAACCAGAGGGGGCTGTTGGCGTTGCGCCAGACCTCGTTCACCTGATCGAGAAGGAAGAAGAGATCGATGAACTGAACGTTCCTCCAGGCAAAATTCTTATTACGAATCAGACCACGATGAGCCAATGGGATATCAAGCATATTATGAGCCGTCTGTTGGAGAAGTTTCCGGGTGCAGAGATTCATAATGAAATCTGCCTGGCGACTCAAGTGCGTCAGGAAGCTGTCGCTGAACAGGCGGGGCAGTCTGATCTGGTCATTGTTGTAGGTGATCCTCGCAGCAATAACTCTAACCGTCTGGCACAAGTGTCGGAGGAAATCGCGGGGGTTACGGCCTACCGTGTATCTGATGTTTCCGAGATTCAGCAAGAATGGCTGAAAGGTGTAAATAAGGTGGCGGTTACTTCGGGTGCTTCAACACCAACACCGATTACGAAGGAAGTCATCCTTTATCTGGAGCAGTATGAACATGACAAGCCGGAGACGTGGGAAATTAAGCGTACCGTGAACATGAGCAAACTGCTGCCACCAGTTAGAGAAAAAACACGTACACCATAG